A portion of the Calliphora vicina chromosome 5, idCalVici1.1, whole genome shotgun sequence genome contains these proteins:
- the GLS gene encoding glutaminase liver isoform, mitochondrial isoform X2, whose product MVLSEEIEQLKLQEQQQSLKAQENNNYQDSTTTDINDNLQVPQCLKLHPNIEKLKLEECVKTQQGNNHEENRRQEENTKSRTDLENSETAQIIEEIIEGISLQGRRGTLVRTISAVLSHREQEQRNAEDVLFDMFYNEETGLLSMGKFLAALKTTGIRRNDPRIKELMDNLKKVHKLSNYESGSSAETQNLNRETFKAVVAQNIVLIAKAFRQQFVIPDFVGFVKDVEDIYWKCKSNTAGKVADYIPQLARYSPESWGVSICTIDGQRYSIGDVEVPFTLQSCSKPLTYAIALEKLGANVVHSYVGQEPSGRNFNELILDYNNKPHNPMINAGAILTCSLIHALIKPEMTQAEKFDYVMSWFKRLSGGDNIGFNNAVFLSEREAADRNYALGFYMRENKCYPKRTNLKDCMDFYFQCCSMETTCEAMGVIAATLANGGICPTTEEKVFRPEVVRDVLSIMHSCGTYDYSGQFAFKVGLPAKSGVSGAMMLVIPNVMGIFAWSPPLDQLGNSVRGVQFCEELVNVFNFHRYDNLKHASNKKDPRKHRYETKGLSIVNLLFSAASGDVTALRRHRLSGMDITLADYDGRTALHLAASEGHLDCVKFLLEQCHVPHNPKDRWGNMPVDEAENFGHKTIVEYLKQWAEKAQPTEEVPTEAVVSKTEADEELIPDEINPAYDRSSTASPMPSEGSSSGPDDTTRPGL is encoded by the exons ATGGTCTTGAGTGAAGAAATTGAACAATTAAAGTTACAAGAACAACAGCAATCTTTAAAAGcccaagaaaataataattatcaaGATTCCACCACAACCGATATAAATGACAATTTGCAAGTGCCGCAATGTTTAAAACTTCATCCCAATATCGAAAAACTTAAACTGGAAGAGTGTGTTAAAACTCAACAGGGTAATAATCATGAAGAAAATCGTAGGCAAGAAGAAAATACCAAAAGTCGTACAGATTTAGAAAACTCTGAAACAGCTCAAATTATCGAGGAGATAATTGAGGGGATTTCTTTGCAAGGGCGCCGGGGTACATTAGTACGCACCATATCAGCTGTTttaag CCATCGTGAACAGGAGCAACGCAATGCTGAAGATGTTTTATTCGACATGTTCTACAATGAGGAGACGGGTCTGCTTTCCATGGGCAAATTCTTGGCTGCCCTTAAGACCACCGGTATTAGGCGTAACGATCCCCGCATTAAGGAGCTTATGGATAATTTAAAGAAAGTTCACAAATTATCCAATTATGAATCGGGATCGTCTGCCGAAACACAAAATCTAAATCGCGAAACATTTAAGGC TGTTGTGGCCCAAAATATTGTCTTGATTGCCAAGGCTTTCCGTCAACAATTCGTTATACCCGACTTTGTGGGTTTCGTCAAGGATGTAGAGGATATTTATTGGAAATGCAAAAGCAATACCGCTGGCAAAGTGGCCGATTATATACCACAATTGGCCCGTTATAGTCCTGAATCGTGGGGTGTTAGTATTTGCACCATTGATGGCCAACGTTATTCCATTGGTGATGTGGAGGTACCCTTCACTTTACAAAGTTGCAG CAAACCTTTGACCTATGCCATTGCCCTGGAGAAGCTGGGCGCCAATGTGGTGCACTCGTATGTGGGTCAAGAGCCCAGTGGTCGTAATTTCAATGAATTGATTTTGGATTATAATA ATAAACCCCATAATCCCATGATTAATGCTGGTGCCATTTTAACCTGTTCCTTGATTCATGCATTAATCAAGCCCGAAATGACTCAAGCCGAAAAATTCGATTACGTGATGTCGTGGTTCAAGCGTTTGTCCGGCGGCGATAATATTGGCTTTAATAATGCTGTATTCTTGTCGGAACGTGAAGCTGCCGATCGTAATTATGCTTTGGGTTTCTATATGCGTGAAAATAAATGCTATCCTAAACGCACAAACTTAAAGGATTGTATGGACTTTTATTTCCag TGCTGTTCCATGGAGACAACCTGCGAAGCCATGGGCGTTATTGCCGCCACCCTGGCCAACGGTGGTATTTGTCCCACCACCGAAGAGAAAGTATTCCGCCCCGAAGTTGTACGTGATGTCCTCTCAATTATGCACTCTTGCGGCACCTACGACTACTCCGGCCAGTTCGCCTTCAAGGTCGGCCTGCCCGCCAAATCCGGTGTCAGCGGTGCCATGATGTTGGTCATTCCCAATGTTATGGGCATTTTCGCCTGGTCACCACCTCTCGATCAATTGGGCAATTCTGTGCGTGGTGTACAATTTTGCGAAGAGTTAGTGAATGTCTTCAATTTCCATCGTTACGATAACTTGAAACATGCCTCCAACAAGAAAGATCCGCGCAAACATCGTTACGAAACGAAGGGTTTGTCTATTGTCAATTTATTGTTTTCGGCAGCTAGTGGTGATGTGACCGCTTTGCGAAGACATCGTTTGTCCGGCATGGATATAACATTGGCCGATTATGATGGCCGTACAGCGTTGCATTTAGCCGCTTCCGAGGGTCATTTGGATTGTGTGAAATTCCTGTTGGAACAATGTCATGTGCCCCATAATCCCAAGGATCGTTGGGGTAATATGCCCGTTGATGAGGCGGAGAATTTCGGCCATAAGACAATTGTCGAATACTTGAAACAGTGGGCTGAGAAGGCTCAGCCGACTGAGGAGGTGCCAACAGAGGCGGTTGTTTCGAAAACGGAGGCAGATGAG GAACTCATACCCGATGAAATTAATCCCGCTTACGATCGCAGTTCTACCGCTAGTCCAATGCCCTCAGAAGGTAGCAGCAGTGGTCCTGATGACACTACACGTCCCGGCTTGTAA